CCGATCCACGTTTAAGCTTTGAACCAGCTGTCGGACGAGTTCTCGTCGGAGGAAGTCGTATAGTGGGACGTTTCCACTGCGTTAGTGTTCCTTTTTGGCTGGAATTCCCTTGTTTATATATCGGCAAATGAATCCTGATGATGACGCATGCATCGATGGcatttttaaagaaattaaacacacacacccaaaaaacaagaatggaaatcaTTAGTGCGTACATCTCTGCCAAGAACAAACAATTGAAGTCAGTGCATCGCCGGCCTATCTCACGCTCTTCAGCAACGttttgttgaaataagatgaggAGTTTATtggtttttacatttatatttattattataccATAATAAACACCAGTTCTCCTTTACACTCCAGCTCTGTTATGCACATATAGCCAGGTCACACATGCACTGTTTAAATTGTGATGATGTATTGCTTAATTAGTGCAGTTTAAAGATGCCACTAAGGGGACAGAGCCAAGATAACTTTATCGCCCCGAGTGCAGTTCGTATGCTCGGCTAAGGGAACAGAAATTTGGCTGCATCTACTCCCTTCGAGAGGTCGTGAGCTTCTTACACAGGAAAGTCCATTGGTTTTTAATGACCGTTCAACTGGCGTCTGATGAGAATTGAGATTTATTAACCCCCAAAATCCCTCGACAGCATGTGAGCTTTATTAGAACAACAGATCGGTTAGAGCCTCCCACTCAAAACGCGTAAATGCACAGGAGTGTCCGTGTAGAAACCGAGACTGATCCCACATCAGCCTTTTCATACGTGTGTGATCAGAGCTGTGACTCCTTGCAGTTAAGCCTTATCGATCAACCGCTTCGCAATAAAGGTGACACTTACATGTATGTGTAGTTGTCAGCGTCGTAGTCGGGTGCGGAGACGTTGTTTAAGAATGACCAGTTGGAGTCTGGTTGGAACAGATGCGGGTTGGCGAACTTGCTCATGGAGCTGTGACACAAGTCTTGAGGGAACAAAGAGTCGATCGATGATGTTTGAACCATTAAAATGTGTACGCGCATTCCTATTGCGCTTGTTCTGAAGTTGTTTAAGGAGGAGCGCTACTTGCTAATCAAAAACAGCCGGTGGAGATTTGCGGGCCTTACGAGTGTTCCACGGGTTGTCGCATGAAGACCAGGGCAGGGGGCTTTTGAATGAGTTGTACAGGTAGAAGATGCCCCAGGCTAACACCACAATGTAGTAAATGTTCAGATAGCACACAATTACTTGGGATGCTATCCCCAAACCTGCAAGGGAACAAAAGTGCATTTTCACAATCGGTGCAAGTTCCTGGCTGCTATCATCTTCTGTTTAGGCAGTTTGGttcccatccctccatccagaAAGATACCTAAATACTCAAAAATGATCACATTAGATGTGGTATTCATTTGAATGTCCTTGTGctcttgaattttttttttctctgtattGGAATCAAGAGAGCATGGAAAACAAGCCAGCGGGTGCACAAGGCAGCTATTgttgaatcgagtgtcacagaatatttttttgacaTGGTAAATGCACGgctgtttaaatatttgaaacgCTATGTATGAAACAccatgtgatgtttttgttctctCAGATCTAGATGGTAATATTAAAACTTAAATAGTACCCACAGCCCAAGAAACATGATGTTATATATACTTAACTGACCGGGAAAACCTTTGGAATACACATGGTGTCACTATTATGTTGATTATcaagaaaagcattttcatttctaCTTTTTCCACATGATCTAGGTCCAAATTGTGACAATATCCACTACGCCACATGCTTCATCCAGCTTCATCAGAATTtgtcatgcatttttttatgtaattgaCAAAAACAGTCCGATAGTTCTTATCTTCATCCTTTCTTCTCTAAAATTGATTTGCTTCTTTCCGGTTGCATGCCGAAGCATCCTACCAAATTTAACGGAAATCTGTCACGCaggttttgagttatcttgcaaacAGTTTAGACAAActgtgacaaaaacacaaggtAATGAAAGATATAGTTGGTGCATGCCTGCATCTACCTCATTTAATCTTATATAATTCTGCAAAACCTCTGGTATTTACCTTCGAACATGGGGCATATTTTCCTCCAGGCCGTCACGCCACCTTCGCTGGTGTACTGACCCAATGACGTCTCCAGGAAGAACACAGGGATGCCACAAAAGAAGAGGAACACAAAGTATGGGATGAAGAAGACACCTGCGTACAGATAAACATGAAGAGGAATGAGTCACATTTGTAGCATACTTAGCAACAAATAATCTACAATTATCAAAGGTTTCCTGTAACTAGTTTAAAGGAATAATACTTTGAACAACATTAATTTGTAGTGAGATTATAGGATTTTCCAGGTTATTTGGAATATATCTTGACAGGACTCAAACTCAGCAGCTTTTAAATCTAAATTAGAGCCCCCATTCATCTTATCCATCACCTCCTCCGTTCTTGAAGCACAGATATGGGAATCGCCAAACATTTCCAAGACCAATGATTTCTCCAGCCATGGAGAAAATGAACTCCATCTTGTTTGCCCATTTTCCCCTTGGCTGAATCCCTTCCTCTGGAATTCTTTTATCTGGGTCTGAGTCTCCAACAGGACCTCCTCTGGCTGTGTCTTCGGTCATGATCTCTCAGTCTGCACACATAATAGACACAAATGATAAGCTGTTCTCCAAATAAACAGACaagacagaaaatatttttaaattgatttctAGTTTATATTTGTTCTGATAAATACTCGTGTTTAATTAATAGGAGCTGAAAGAATCTCTGACAGAAGTTatgcaccaaaatgtaatttcagaTAAATTATCAACAGCCTCAAGCAAAGAGTTGCAAATATTCATTTAaggaaagaacaaaataaagagCCTAATAGTATTAGAGGAAATGTAAATGCCTGGAACTAACCGTAAACTTGATGTGGACTCCGGCAGCAAACCTTTCTGACTGACTCGCAGAGATTTGAAGAAGTTTTATTCTAAAGAGGGAGTGTCctgaaggaaaacacacacacacacactcactccagCTGTCAACATGGAGAAGGAAAAGTCAAATGATCACATCCAttacataaataattaaaatcagcATTTATTTAACTTGGATATTCGGATCGTAACTGATTAATTACTATGTTATTCCGTAAATTCATCGTATTTTATGACCTGGTTACACTATAATGCTAATGTTAATCATGCGCGTACATGATCACTTGTTGTGATATATTTTTTACGTCGGGTGCACGAATGTACACTTCTCTCATAGATATTTTGCCTAAACAGCGACATAAAAAAATAGGATTTAATGGTGTTAATACTTGATATCCTTTCATCACTACATTATTTTgcgttttattttacaaattaattattttaaaacttgCTTTAGTAGTAAGCCGGGACAAACGCCAGCGCAGAAACACTAAGCGCCGGTCTATCCACAGCCTTATGAATCATAACTTTCTTTATCATAAGCGTATCATTATATATACATAACATATgcacaatttatttaaaataaaacactaagAAACACCTGCTGAGAACAATTTATGTTACTGTTCATTTTAAGCGTAAGATTTTTGATACTACTATGGAGGGAAGCCAATCTGAAAAAGCTGGGGCGTGTCCTTACGTCGCCTTGGTAACAGTGCTTAAACTCTACCAAACAGGATGTGGCGCGTATGACGCGCTGCGCGTGACGAACCcggaaataaatgtaaacaatacagagagagagaacaagatcACGCGTACCGTTAATCATCGATTCCTATTCTCGAGCTGAAGATTTTAAGGTCACTTTATGCATGAAGGATCACAATATGGACAGAGACCCAGTTAGAGAGAGGCTATATTCCGGTAAGCTAACCGTAGCATTGGGGGGGAGTCGGGTACGACTGGTGATAGCTTGCTCGATATGGCAATttcttgtattatattattCCGATTTGTTTACAGAATGAAATGCTCTAAGGCCATGGTGTGATTGTAATTACGTAACGTAacgtctgtgtaggttctcatacttatactcctgctggagcagaaaacaaagagtcAGTAATCAAATCTGACTATATGTTGCTGACAGgtccatctatcagcaacatataATGCAGCATCGacctcttattattattattattattagattgataaaaacaaagactatacatactgtacatactTTTTTATTGAGTTCCTCAAAGATGATTGCTTGTTTTAATTGATTTACTGCAGATTTAGCCATGTTAGCCACCAGATCATCAGAGGAGGAGTTCAATGAGATTGAGGAGATGGACACATCCGAGTCGAACTGGTGCTGGTTCTACTTGGCTGAGTGCGGCGTTTGGCATATGTTTGAGGTAACTCATGCTTGGGACAACTTTCTTTCCCCTCCCGCTGAGAAAAAAATGTTGAAATTGTTTCCCATGAACAGCTGGAAGTCTTCTGGTTATGTTGTCCATTTAAAAACCATTTATAAGTATTGTAGCATCAGCATTTTGAAATCTTACTTTCTAATGATTAATCGACAATCTTGCTAGTTTGTACTTTATTTCCCATCGCTTTACAAATCAATTAGTTTATCATGCATTCCATCTTCCCCGTTTGACTAGTCTACTTTTCTAACGCCCTTTCAGATCGATCCCAGTGCGGCCTGCTCTGTGACAAGTGCTCAGATCGAACAGTGCTACAACAGGAACCAACGGGGCGTCATGGAATTCCACACAGCCAAGTACACATACAGACTGGACTTCTCAGGTAAAGGGATAGATTCCGGAGATTCAGTCTTCAGATATATGAAAGAagtcaaacattttacatttcccaCTAGTTATGCGGCAGATAAATGTAACGACAGGGAAGCAACGGCCAATCAAGCGCTCCCTTCACTCTGCCACTGGATTCAGGTAAAGCTTTGTTGACTTCTATGGACGTTTTTGCAATCTAACAATGAAAAGATATTGGAGGGAGTCGACACACGGACGTTTAGGATACAGCACCTGGTGTTATAATGCTGTTCGTCTTCACTCTGTTCCATCAGGTTTATTTGTGATAATCTCGCCTTACCTGTTCCCTGTCATTGGGAGCGAATCAACACAGACGAGCCGTATCAGGTGAgtgacacaacacacacacacacacacacaacactagGATACAAACAGGTTTCTAAACCACGTCAGCAGGATGAGGAAAAAACAAGTGTTTATCTGGTGTGAAtgttttgatgctttttttaattgaagaaaAGGGAATTCTTCTTTAAAAGTTTGTTGGCAAATCACCATCGTTTCAGCATTTTGTTTACAACACAGAAACGGTATGCAGTCCTTCACTGATCCGCAATGTAAATCCCGTTTGTACGTATGACTGTGTTTTGGCAGCTCATCCAACTTGGAAGAGACACGTATGAGTTTAAAGAAGTCGGCAGACTGTACGAAAGGACCATGGATCATCCGATCAAATCCATCCAGAGGATTCAGAACCTGGACTTATGGGAATTCTTCTGCAGGTAGACTGGTTGTCGTAAGGCTCTGAATAGACATCGCATTGGCCACACTTTGCAACGACTTGATCACAACCGTGTGCTGTCATTTCTCGATTCTGTCCTCAGGAAGAAAACCCAGTTGGGAAAAGTCAAGCGCACGTTGGATATTGAGGAGCGGATGCTGTTTCACGGCACAGGACACAGCAACATACAAGCTATATGTACATTTAACTTTGACTGGCGGCTGACGGGAAGCCATGGCGATGTCTATGGCAAAGGTAGATCCTCCTGCGTTGTGAGGCAATATCATGAAATAACTGGCgcgcttcattttttttttttttttgtctgagtttaacgtttctttttctttgtttttttcccatgcAGGAAGCTACTTTGCCCGTGATGCCAAATACTCCAGTAAATTCTGTCACACCACTGGGAAGCACAACACCATCCTGCAGAGGCACGGACTCGCCCCGCCAATATTTGCCAGTGAGCCGCCCTACAAGACCATGTTCCTGGCCAGAGTACTTGTTGGAGAGTGCACGGTCGGACATTCCATGTACTGCAGGCCACCATCCAAGGATGCCAGTTTGACCAACTTTTATGACAGTTGTGTGGATGATATGGCCAATCCAAAGATTTATGTCATTTTTGATAGCAATCAGATTTATCCAGAGTATCTGATTGAGTTCTACTAAGGTCAAAAGCAATATTGGATCTCAAACATGAACATGTTTTCGGGATGTAGAAtcggatgaatgaatgaaatggaaacaaaagattCAAGCTTAACAGACATTTCCCCTTTTTCCTGTTGGAGTCAACTGAAGCATGAGTCATCCAAAGTGCCTTTGGGGGGTAGTGGAAAATTAAGACAGTAAAGGCTTTGTGTGCAGCTGGTATTCGACACAGAATTCTAAAACAGGCGTGTTTGtaacatttttgtaaataaagaCAGGCAGAAGACCAGATTATGCTCTTGCTTGTATAATGCCTATGCGCAATTGTCTAAAGTAGGGACTTGCAGCCTGCAGGTTATAGGTGGCTGTCCGCCATCCACGTCTCAGCAGTGCCACGTGTGCTTGTTTTCAAATCGCCTTGGCATAATTCCAAATGACAAAATGAAGAATTTAGCATTGTGCTCTATCCGTCTCTATACCCTCATCTGTATGATCACAGGTCATAgttttacatgtttatttacatgCTTCTACCTCtaaatggttttttttatacatgcattggtgcccccccccccccctttccatgAAAGGTTTAGTAAATGTGTCACAATGACATAAAGTTGCGATGTGCTCATTTGTCCCATGTCTGTTTGTATTTTCACAACCTCATCTTGAGTCTAGCATTCCAGCATAAAGTGAATGTTTGCAGCACATGTAAAGTAAAGCACTGTAAGGAATATCAGCCTTgcaacgttgttgttgtttttaattgggATTGATAACTTGATTTCATGATTTTGTATGTGCTTTTATTACCAAAGGCATGCAAGGCACTAACTTCACCACAAAGTGGTGCAATTGTTCTGGATTGGATCCCGATCACATCATTTCTCGTAAATCTGTGGTTAGTGTGTGCGCAACAcgatttgtctgtctgtggatTGTCTATTTTGATAGGCCGATCATTAAGTTTTCATGAtacttgaaaaataaaaaaatctgtatcTGTATTCTGTACCCAGATCCACACAAAATGTTATCAACTCACTCTTGATACACCTGAATTAGATCAAAGATCATCTGATAACCTTTCCAAGATATTCTACATAAAATCAAACACATCGATGataatgcaaaaacaaatctgaaggaTTGGATGCCATATaaaaaatgatatacagtattatgaATGAAAGGTAGGCTTTCCGtttgttttgctattttataaatatatatttatttatttttgaagtaATTTTAAAGATTAACACAGTGGTACAGTCAGCGCGCAGAATGGAATGTTTTGAATCAGCCGCACTCATGGAGCAAACAGTAGCTAAGGCAAACCACCATTAGGGGTCGCTGTTGACTCAACAAAGAGAACACGAGGTACAGCTCAGAAGTCTCTGACTGACATTAGATAAGGTGGTTCCTGCTGGAACATCCTTCAGAGTGGATTAGCAGCTCATCACTAAACTCAAGCACTCTATTTTTCAGAAGCAATAGCTACTGTGAGTAttttttatataccggtatatatttttgAGCTTATTCTATTCCTTTGACATATAGAATATATGTGAAACAAGGTCTGCCGGCTATGGAAGGCCAATACAGCCATCaaatatgaataaatgtaattttctgAATGACTTCCAATTTATTGGTCTGTTAGGTGTGAAGTACTGAAAGCACTGAGAAGTGGAAGCCTTACTCGACTCGCTGATTTCCATTAGTTCCTGTTTATTTGCCCCTGTGATAAGAGCTTATCAAATTGCTTCCTGAAAGGGTGTTGAGCCAGTGTGACCTCGGATGTACATGGTCATGAAATGAGGCGTTTTTGACGGAAACAGAGCTCTTTCTTTTGCCACGCTCGATTCCTAAATGGGCCCGGAGTCCAGACGGCAAATTCCAGGCTGCTGTCGTTCAATCCTGAGCTGTCACTGTGAAATAATAGCTGGAAAGCGCTCAGTGAGCGGCTTTGTTACCAAAGCCTGAACAAGTGCCAAATAGTTTTCTCACGTTAGAGCCATATAGGTCATTTCCATCAGCAGTCAGGCCTCCGGGGGAAGAAATGGACTGACTGTGGGatcatttattaattacatCATTGCACCCTGGGCATTACACACACTATAGCGATGCCGCTGTTGTTTTGCTTGGATTTGCCTCCTGCCAAATTAAGTGATACCACTTAATTCCTCGAGCCTGGAAACCGTCTCCTAGCAATTTGAGTCGTGTGTTTAGCATCAGCAGGTTTTGATTTCACGATGCATTTATATAGTGGTGAAAAACTCACATATTTGCTGCAGATTTTTGCAGGGTTTGCCGTTTGTTCACTGCcctgcattgatttttttttctgtcctcacGGGAAgcaggtggaggtaaaaaaacaaaaacaaatattaactCACCGTATTCTCCTAAGCATGCCGGCGAGCGGGCCGACCGGGCTCACATTGCTATAGGAGGACATCACACTGCTGAGTTCAAAAGTCAGgcttcttttattgtgaaaaaaggttctgtttttttttctgtacaaaACACGACACATATTCACCTACACGTGTTCTATAATTTAATCCAACAttgatcataaaaaaaaaaaacatctagcTCATTTTAAGTAACTCTCTCTGTGTCACATGACAGGAAACAGCCCAACGGCCTCGAGCAGAGAGAAGAAATACAAAAATCCATGAATGCAATCGGCTTACTGGAAGAAATCAAAGAAGGTGGTCCTGCTGTGAGGGTGATGGCACAGTGCAGCCTGTTTCACACAAACATGTATTAATAAATTAAGTTTGGTCACTCGATCACACGCAGTGAAACACCATTTGACACGAGGAACACGACACACAAGAGAAGTTCTTGCTTGGCACGAGAGGTGTACACAAGTTTTGGCACCACTGAGGAGTACTCgctctcccttttctttttctacgGCACCCGGTAAGAACAGCAGAATGCTAAGCTATGCTATAAGTTTTAACCTGTCGCTTCTTGCCGGCGCAAACGCCATCTTCCACATTAAATCCCGCTTGTTTGCGTTACCTACAGTTATGCTAGTGAGATGAGGATCAGCTCCCTCTTCCCAAAACGCCCTTTCGGCGCCACAAAAGGCGTTTGCAGTGGTTCTCCTCAAGtaaacagttttcttttttatttgtgaaaTCGGCGACACGACTCAGCTGGCATTGTGAACGACACGTGACAGCGCCGATGACTtaacaccacccccccccccccctgtaggaACTCTTCAAATCACTTTTGCTGAAGCTTTATATTCAAATTAAACCCAAATGTGGAAAGTTTGGACTTGCAGCTCTTTTCCTGTGACATCAGCTGAACAAATGAGCATCACTTCATAAACCCCAACAGTAAAAAAGTGACATCAGTGTTCGGCATTCGTGCCACCGCGCATCACTGGTGATGACATATTATGGGGTTGAACGTTCCCTGAGCCCCGGCCATGCCAAGCCTCGATCCATCCGCCTCTTACGGACACCTTTCATCCTCTTTCCTGAAAGGGAACGTGACACGGTCGTATCGTCGAGCGTGCGGCGGCTCCCTTTTGATTCAAAGCTCGCCCCTCTGCATCTCGAGCCCCCCCTCCGCTCCCCCCGCCGATCCTGAGCCCTTGCCTCTCCATGATGTTCCACAGCTTGCGGAGGTTGGACTGGGTGATGACGTCGTCAGGTTTCAGCTGCAGTGCTCGCAGGTAGTTGGCCTCCGCCTCGGGGAGTTTGCCGTTTAGGTGCAGGATGGCGCCGAGGTTCATCAGAGCAGCCGGGTACTGCAAGGAGGGCAAAGGCGCAGTGAGAGGCGGAAGTAGAACGGAATCATGGACCCTTAGTGGAAGCCTGCAAAATCTTGGTTCTTAACATGACTCGGAAAATATTCCAACAACCACACAAGTCTCACCCGAGATCTCGCCTCCCTCCCACGGCCCAAGTCCTCACTTTCGAGACTCACGGTTAGCGACTTGGCAACTAGTTCACACGTGTTCCCTCCCCAAACACAACTGGTCCTGCCTCCTCAACGCTGATTTGTTTACATTCCAACTTTCAAGTGGTGTTAAAAAAGGCTGTCCGTGGGAGTGGACGCTTGTTTCGCTCACCTAATGTATCAAATGAGGGCTTACAGAGCTGGAATACTTCCACCGGTGGCCTGGAATCTCACTGGGAAATTCATTCATTAGCAGCTGCAGCGTAgggctgcgcccccccccaa
This portion of the Brachionichthys hirsutus isolate HB-005 chromosome 22, CSIRO-AGI_Bhir_v1, whole genome shotgun sequence genome encodes:
- the LOC137910832 gene encoding protein mono-ADP-ribosyltransferase PARP11, whose protein sequence is MLATRSSEEEFNEIEEMDTSESNWCWFYLAECGVWHMFEIDPSAACSVTSAQIEQCYNRNQRGVMEFHTAKYTYRLDFSVMRQINVTTGKQRPIKRSLHSATGFRFICDNLALPVPCHWERINTDEPYQLIQLGRDTYEFKEVGRLYERTMDHPIKSIQRIQNLDLWEFFCRKKTQLGKVKRTLDIEERMLFHGTGHSNIQAICTFNFDWRLTGSHGDVYGKGSYFARDAKYSSKFCHTTGKHNTILQRHGLAPPIFASEPPYKTMFLARVLVGECTVGHSMYCRPPSKDASLTNFYDSCVDDMANPKIYVIFDSNQIYPEYLIEFY